In the genome of Deinococcus deserti VCD115, one region contains:
- a CDS encoding alpha/beta hydrolase family protein: MRHTFLDRLKATPKRRLAAWGALGYGALLLTAAFVGAEITLRSQTRWVKGVFVPVGRRGNTVWLPASPETLSRGVVGIVPLRPNRGHAVLGEAKVKGTLVFRPIQQERGVLPNGSVAWVSTFVYNGTPAQLGVAYEDTVVASPAGPMPAWHIPSVSGERDALVIVVHGHGGQRAQGLRMLPALRRTGAASLFVTFRNAHGAPRVGKGYLSLGDQEAEDVLAALRWARKAGYRRTVLYGFSMGGNIVLSALRDRCQPFPLPVTGVLLDCPALDWRQTITWQARRFGMPAFMARHVSTFVQYVVTRRSGQDFDTVDQLAAAGRFNVPILLWHGTRDRTIPISQSDALAAARPDLVEYHRVEGAKHIRCWNINPVQYDHTLEHFIRRVLPGLSQGEHHA, encoded by the coding sequence ATGCGCCACACCTTCCTGGACCGCCTGAAAGCCACTCCCAAACGCCGTCTGGCGGCCTGGGGTGCCCTCGGGTACGGCGCCCTGCTGCTCACAGCAGCCTTCGTGGGCGCGGAGATCACCCTGCGTTCGCAGACCCGCTGGGTCAAGGGAGTCTTTGTGCCGGTGGGCCGGCGCGGCAACACGGTATGGCTGCCGGCGTCACCGGAGACCCTTTCAAGGGGTGTGGTGGGCATCGTTCCTCTGCGGCCCAACCGGGGGCACGCTGTCCTGGGCGAGGCAAAGGTCAAAGGCACGCTGGTATTCCGGCCAATCCAGCAGGAACGCGGCGTGCTGCCCAACGGCTCGGTCGCGTGGGTGTCGACCTTCGTCTACAACGGCACCCCGGCACAACTGGGCGTCGCCTACGAGGACACGGTGGTCGCCAGCCCGGCCGGACCGATGCCCGCCTGGCACATTCCTTCGGTGTCCGGCGAGCGTGACGCCCTGGTCATCGTGGTTCACGGTCATGGTGGTCAGCGCGCCCAGGGGCTGCGGATGTTGCCAGCGCTGCGCCGGACGGGAGCCGCCTCCCTGTTCGTGACCTTCCGCAACGCCCACGGAGCGCCACGGGTCGGCAAGGGCTACCTGAGCCTGGGAGACCAGGAGGCCGAGGACGTGCTGGCCGCCCTGCGTTGGGCCAGGAAGGCCGGGTACCGCCGGACCGTGCTGTACGGCTTCTCGATGGGCGGCAACATTGTCCTGAGCGCCCTGCGTGACCGCTGCCAGCCGTTTCCACTCCCGGTGACCGGTGTGCTGCTCGACTGCCCCGCGCTGGACTGGCGACAGACCATCACCTGGCAGGCCAGGCGTTTCGGGATGCCGGCCTTCATGGCGCGGCACGTCAGCACCTTCGTGCAGTACGTCGTGACCCGCCGCAGCGGACAGGACTTCGACACGGTGGATCAGCTCGCCGCTGCGGGGCGCTTCAACGTGCCGATTCTCCTGTGGCACGGCACGCGCGACCGTACCATCCCCATCAGTCAGTCTGACGCCCTGGCGGCCGCGCGTCCCGATCTTGTCGAGTACCACCGCGTGGAAGGTGCCAAGCACATCCGCTGCTGGAATATCAATCCGGTGCAGTACGACCATACTCTCGAGCATTTCATTCGCCGGGTACTTCCCGGCCTTTCCCAAGGAGAACACCATGCGTGA
- a CDS encoding cysteine desulfurase-like protein, with translation MNLTQIRAQFPSLATGRAYLDNAAGSLLPQRAIDAVTAHLTRYGATNGLPGHQPGREVLNVKHQAREATALFFNGQPEDVVLGPSATALAFRMATAFTRLWGPGDEVIVSGLEHEANASPWRDLQRSGVTVKVWHARTPHLRPHLEDLQALLSPQTRLVAVTTASNVLGGLVDIPAVTAMARSVGAWTFVDAVQSAPHEFPDVQAWGADFVTFSMYKVFGPHLGALWVRPELRAGLPWPKLTFFPEGDVHGMEHGSAPFELLAGWLGTLDYLRELGGASTLNREALKAADACIRELEKPVAEHLLHGLVALPHITVYGAQDMQDRIGTVAFRVDGETPEHTAARLSEQGIDLSAGHFYAVQPLTDLGLYPQGVARASIAHYTSMGEIDRLLQALR, from the coding sequence GTGAACCTCACCCAGATTCGAGCTCAGTTTCCCTCCCTGGCCACTGGCCGGGCTTACCTGGACAATGCAGCCGGCTCGCTGCTGCCTCAGCGCGCCATTGATGCCGTCACCGCGCACCTGACCCGCTATGGAGCCACCAACGGCCTGCCCGGGCACCAGCCGGGCCGTGAGGTCCTGAACGTTAAGCATCAGGCGCGCGAGGCGACTGCTCTGTTTTTCAACGGTCAACCTGAAGATGTGGTGCTGGGTCCCAGCGCCACTGCCCTGGCCTTCCGGATGGCGACCGCCTTCACCCGGCTGTGGGGACCGGGGGACGAGGTGATCGTGTCAGGACTGGAGCACGAGGCCAATGCCAGCCCATGGCGCGACCTGCAGCGTTCCGGGGTGACCGTGAAGGTCTGGCATGCCCGGACCCCGCACCTGAGGCCGCACCTGGAGGACCTGCAGGCCCTGCTGTCGCCCCAGACGCGTCTGGTGGCCGTGACGACCGCCAGCAACGTCCTGGGCGGGCTGGTGGACATTCCAGCCGTCACCGCGATGGCCCGCTCGGTGGGCGCCTGGACCTTCGTGGACGCCGTACAGAGCGCGCCGCACGAATTCCCGGACGTGCAGGCCTGGGGAGCGGATTTCGTGACTTTCAGCATGTACAAGGTGTTCGGTCCTCACCTGGGGGCCCTGTGGGTCCGGCCCGAGTTGCGTGCCGGGCTGCCCTGGCCGAAACTCACGTTCTTCCCGGAAGGCGACGTCCACGGCATGGAACACGGCAGCGCACCGTTCGAGCTGCTGGCCGGGTGGCTGGGGACGCTGGACTATCTGCGCGAGCTGGGCGGCGCCAGCACCCTGAACCGCGAGGCCCTGAAGGCAGCCGACGCCTGCATCCGCGAACTGGAGAAACCGGTGGCCGAGCACCTGCTGCACGGCCTCGTGGCCCTGCCTCACATTACGGTCTACGGTGCCCAGGACATGCAGGACCGCATTGGTACCGTGGCCTTCCGGGTGGACGGCGAGACCCCCGAACACACAGCCGCGCGCCTCAGTGAGCAGGGCATCGACCTGTCGGCCGGGCACTTCTACGCGGTGCAGCCGCTCACCGACCTGGGCCTGTACCCGCAGGGCGTAGCGCGGGCCAGTATCGCCCACTACACCAGCATGGGAGAGATAGACCGGCTGCTGCAGGCCCTGCGCTAA
- a CDS encoding 3-hydroxyacyl-CoA dehydrogenase/enoyl-CoA hydratase family protein, with product MKNQPYKIHRAAVIGAGVMGAAIAAQLANAGIPVLLLDIVLPDNPDRNFLARQGVQRALKARPAAFMDASRAGLIEIGNLEDDLKKLGSADWILEAIIEKLGAKRDLWEKVEKVAKPGAIISSNSSGIPMHLQIEGRTEEFQRRFVGAHFFNPPRYLHLLEVIPTPKTDPAVLKAFSEFGEKTLGKGIVIANDVPGFVANRIGVYGIVRAMAHLEQTGLTPAEADQLTGPVLGRANSATFRTADLSGLDIISHVATDLGNATPEDEDFTLTPAFRTLVEEKKYLGDKTGSGFYKKTKGPDGKTRILNLNLQTFEYEDQGKVKVAAVEAVKGRPLAERIRSLYGAEGREGDFLRGVMNDGFWYASKMAGHVSDRLQDIDNALKWGFGWEQGPFETMDTVGVQQVITNLEAEGRTLPPLLQAMKDSGRTSFYQGNETVTPAGQPTAYQAPYFILTDLKKDATSVIKKKPGASLVDLGDGVLLVEWHAKMNALGEDQLRMVQEGHKAVQQLGYAGLVIGNQGENFSAGANLPLVLAQAQADEWDELDDQIKQFQQVTTSLRFSPHPTVAAPFGLALGGGCEFSIHADRIVASAETYMGLVEVGVGLIPGGGGTKEMLMRFTDQQQPGQQQGAALLPAVQRAFELIGTAKVSTSALEARKLGFLHDHDVIVMNKNHLLEEAKRQVLALAPDYVQPTPRTDIPVMGDAAIGAVKSALYGMKEGGYVTEYDLVVSNELARVLSGGVGNNRTAKVSEQHLLDLEREAFLTLLGKKGTQKRIEHMLKTGKPLRN from the coding sequence ATGAAAAATCAGCCTTACAAGATTCACCGCGCTGCCGTCATCGGTGCCGGCGTGATGGGCGCCGCCATCGCTGCCCAGCTGGCCAACGCGGGCATTCCGGTCCTGCTGCTGGACATCGTGCTGCCGGACAACCCCGACCGTAACTTCCTGGCCAGGCAGGGTGTACAGCGCGCGTTGAAAGCCCGGCCCGCCGCCTTTATGGACGCGAGCCGCGCGGGGCTGATCGAGATTGGCAACCTTGAGGACGACCTGAAAAAACTAGGTAGCGCCGACTGGATTCTCGAAGCCATCATCGAGAAACTCGGCGCCAAACGTGACCTGTGGGAGAAGGTCGAGAAGGTCGCCAAGCCCGGCGCCATCATCAGCTCCAACTCCAGCGGCATTCCCATGCACCTGCAGATAGAAGGCCGCACCGAGGAGTTCCAGCGCCGGTTCGTGGGCGCGCACTTCTTCAACCCGCCCCGCTACCTGCATCTGCTTGAAGTGATCCCGACCCCCAAGACCGATCCTGCGGTCCTGAAGGCCTTCAGCGAATTCGGCGAAAAGACGCTCGGCAAGGGTATCGTTATTGCCAACGACGTGCCCGGCTTCGTGGCCAACCGTATTGGCGTGTACGGCATCGTGCGCGCCATGGCGCACCTGGAACAGACCGGCCTGACGCCCGCCGAGGCCGATCAGCTGACCGGCCCGGTTCTGGGACGCGCCAACTCCGCGACCTTCCGCACGGCTGACCTGTCGGGCCTGGACATTATTTCCCATGTGGCCACTGACCTCGGCAATGCCACGCCCGAAGACGAGGACTTTACCCTCACGCCGGCCTTCCGCACGCTGGTCGAGGAGAAGAAGTACCTGGGCGACAAGACCGGCAGCGGCTTCTACAAGAAAACCAAAGGTCCAGACGGCAAAACCAGGATTCTGAACCTGAACCTGCAGACCTTCGAGTACGAGGACCAGGGCAAGGTCAAGGTCGCGGCGGTGGAAGCGGTCAAGGGCCGTCCGCTGGCCGAGCGCATCAGGAGCCTCTATGGTGCCGAGGGCAGGGAGGGCGATTTCCTGCGCGGCGTCATGAACGACGGGTTCTGGTACGCCTCCAAGATGGCCGGCCACGTCAGCGACCGCCTGCAGGACATCGACAATGCCCTCAAATGGGGCTTCGGCTGGGAACAGGGCCCCTTCGAAACCATGGACACTGTGGGCGTGCAGCAGGTCATTACCAATCTGGAAGCTGAAGGCCGTACGCTGCCCCCACTGCTGCAGGCCATGAAGGACAGTGGCCGCACTTCGTTCTACCAGGGCAATGAAACGGTGACGCCCGCCGGCCAGCCCACGGCGTATCAGGCACCCTACTTCATCCTGACGGACCTGAAGAAGGACGCCACCTCCGTGATCAAGAAGAAGCCCGGCGCCAGCCTGGTGGACCTGGGCGACGGTGTGCTGCTGGTCGAATGGCACGCCAAGATGAACGCCCTGGGTGAGGATCAGCTGCGTATGGTGCAGGAAGGTCACAAGGCCGTGCAGCAGCTCGGCTACGCCGGCCTCGTGATCGGAAACCAGGGTGAGAACTTCAGCGCCGGCGCCAACCTGCCGCTGGTCCTCGCGCAGGCGCAGGCCGACGAATGGGACGAACTGGACGACCAGATCAAGCAGTTCCAGCAGGTCACGACGAGCCTGCGCTTCAGCCCGCACCCTACCGTAGCAGCGCCTTTTGGTCTTGCCCTGGGCGGCGGCTGCGAGTTCAGCATTCACGCCGACCGCATCGTGGCCAGCGCCGAAACGTACATGGGTCTTGTTGAAGTCGGCGTGGGCCTGATTCCCGGCGGCGGCGGCACCAAGGAAATGCTGATGCGTTTCACCGATCAGCAGCAGCCCGGCCAGCAGCAGGGGGCCGCGCTTCTGCCCGCCGTGCAGCGCGCTTTCGAGCTGATCGGCACGGCCAAGGTGTCCACCAGCGCCCTGGAGGCCCGCAAACTGGGGTTTCTGCATGACCACGACGTCATCGTCATGAACAAAAACCATCTGCTGGAGGAAGCCAAGCGTCAGGTGCTGGCGCTGGCCCCCGATTACGTGCAGCCCACTCCCCGGACCGACATCCCGGTGATGGGTGACGCGGCCATCGGCGCCGTCAAGAGTGCGCTGTACGGCATGAAGGAAGGCGGATACGTGACCGAGTACGACCTGGTGGTCAGCAACGAACTGGCCCGGGTGCTGTCAGGCGGCGTGGGCAACAACCGCACCGCGAAAGTCAGCGAGCAGCATCTGCTGGACCTGGAGCGCGAAGCCTTCCTGACCCTGCTGGGCAAGAAGGGCACCCAGAAGCGCATTGAGCACATGCTCAAGACCGGCAAACCGCTGCGCAACTGA
- a CDS encoding SRPBCC family protein, producing MPDHETSVRDLSPQNASPSERLLVGGLGLGLILLSLGRPGQAGTLAATGGALLLAGAAMGRGVGDAMVGIHRTKDDAIAVERGITIGVEPDQLYVFWRNFENLPQFMDHLESVEVQDDEGKRSHWVAKAPAGTHVKWDAEVTEDVPGKRIAWRSLEGSQIWTEGQVEFRLAPGDRGTEVHVALKYRPPGGTMGATIARLMGEEPAVQVGEDLRRLKRMMELGQQPTTEGQSSARKSAVKKAEAKMYDNRRTS from the coding sequence ATGCCTGATCACGAGACAAGCGTGCGCGACCTGAGCCCGCAGAACGCCAGCCCGAGCGAGCGGCTGCTGGTGGGCGGTCTGGGCCTGGGACTTATCCTGCTGAGCCTCGGGCGTCCCGGACAGGCCGGCACCCTGGCGGCCACCGGAGGCGCGCTGCTGCTGGCAGGCGCCGCTATGGGACGCGGGGTCGGAGACGCCATGGTGGGCATCCACCGTACCAAGGACGACGCGATTGCTGTGGAACGGGGCATCACGATCGGGGTCGAGCCTGATCAGCTTTATGTGTTCTGGCGTAACTTTGAAAACCTCCCGCAGTTCATGGATCATCTGGAATCTGTAGAAGTGCAGGACGACGAAGGTAAACGTTCACACTGGGTCGCCAAGGCGCCTGCCGGGACCCATGTCAAATGGGACGCCGAGGTGACGGAGGATGTACCGGGCAAGCGCATCGCCTGGCGCTCCCTGGAAGGCTCGCAGATCTGGACCGAAGGACAGGTGGAGTTCCGGCTCGCACCCGGAGACCGGGGCACCGAGGTTCATGTCGCGCTGAAATACCGTCCGCCCGGCGGCACCATGGGCGCGACCATCGCCCGCCTGATGGGCGAGGAGCCTGCCGTGCAGGTTGGTGAAGATCTGCGCCGACTGAAACGCATGATGGAACTGGGCCAGCAGCCCACCACCGAAGGGCAGTCCAGCGCCCGCAAAAGTGCCGTGAAGAAAGCGGAGGCCAAGATGTACGACAACAGGAGAACCTCATGA
- a CDS encoding thiolase family protein, with the protein MRDAVIVSAVRTPVGRGVKGTLANTRPDDLAALVLNEAVKRAGVDASIVEDVYLGCAIPEAEQGLNVARMAALRAGMPDSVGGVTINRFCSSGLQTIAMAAAAIQTGQADVMLAGGVESMSFVPMTGHNPSPNPDLVDDRPGAYIGMGLTAENVAQKYGVSREDQDAFAFRSHQRAAAAQDAGKFDAEIVPVPVRVDKLKGTKLKSETINFDKDELIRRDANLEDMAKVRPAFKQTGSVSAANSSPFSDGAAAVLIMSGEKAQELGVQPLAKFLGFAVAGVEPELMGIGPVKAVPKVLAQTGLTLDDIDLIELNEAFAAQSLAVARELGLNEDIMNVNGGAIALGHPLGCSGAKLTTTAIYELQRRGGGKALITMCIGGGMGAAGVIEVYGKDEQHEG; encoded by the coding sequence ATGCGTGACGCTGTGATTGTTTCTGCCGTTCGCACGCCCGTAGGACGCGGCGTGAAAGGCACGCTTGCCAATACCCGCCCCGACGATCTGGCCGCCCTGGTGCTGAATGAGGCCGTCAAACGTGCTGGAGTGGACGCTTCCATTGTCGAGGACGTGTACCTGGGCTGCGCCATTCCCGAAGCCGAACAGGGCCTCAACGTGGCACGCATGGCGGCCCTGCGCGCCGGTATGCCTGACAGCGTGGGCGGCGTGACCATCAACCGTTTCTGCTCCAGTGGCCTGCAGACCATCGCCATGGCAGCCGCGGCCATCCAGACCGGTCAGGCGGACGTGATGCTGGCCGGCGGCGTGGAGTCCATGAGCTTCGTGCCCATGACCGGCCACAACCCCAGCCCGAACCCTGACCTGGTGGATGACCGCCCGGGTGCCTACATCGGCATGGGATTGACGGCCGAGAACGTGGCGCAGAAGTACGGCGTGAGCCGCGAGGACCAGGACGCCTTTGCTTTCCGCAGCCACCAGCGTGCGGCGGCGGCTCAGGATGCGGGCAAGTTCGACGCGGAGATTGTTCCGGTCCCGGTGCGCGTGGATAAGCTCAAAGGCACCAAGCTGAAGTCCGAGACCATCAACTTCGATAAGGACGAGCTGATCCGCCGTGACGCCAACCTGGAAGACATGGCCAAGGTCCGCCCGGCCTTCAAGCAGACCGGCTCGGTCAGTGCTGCCAACAGCAGTCCCTTCAGTGACGGCGCCGCAGCCGTGCTGATCATGAGCGGCGAGAAGGCCCAGGAACTGGGCGTCCAGCCGCTGGCCAAATTTTTGGGCTTTGCGGTCGCCGGTGTGGAGCCTGAGCTGATGGGCATCGGGCCTGTCAAGGCTGTGCCCAAGGTGCTCGCGCAGACCGGCCTGACCCTGGATGACATTGACCTGATCGAGCTGAACGAGGCGTTTGCAGCGCAGAGTCTCGCGGTGGCCCGTGAACTGGGCCTCAACGAGGACATCATGAACGTCAACGGCGGCGCCATTGCGCTGGGGCATCCGCTGGGGTGCAGCGGCGCCAAGCTGACCACCACCGCAATCTACGAACTGCAGCGTCGTGGCGGCGGCAAGGCCCTGATCACCATGTGCATCGGCGGCGGCATGGGCGCGGCCGGCGTGATTGAGGTGTACGGCAAAGACGAGCAGCACGAAGGCTGA
- a CDS encoding 23S rRNA (cytosine(2499)-C(5))-methyltransferase: MSAPAPARPRLRLRVTAAAESHLRAGHPWVYESSVREQNREGEAGELAVVYDRRDRFLAIGLYDPHSPLRLRVLHAGSPVTVDDNWWNARLDTAFLRREPLFGPVGAVGDTDGYRLINGESDGWPGLVIDRYAQVLVIKLYTAAWFEHLSRVLELLAVRCPGFATVLRLSRNIQERAREAGLSDGQLLTGDLAVNPVIFHESGIAFEADVIRGQKTGFFLDQRENRRRVQDLSRGRRVLNAFSFSGGFSLYAARGGAPEVVSLDISAHALHSAGRNFALNPALVTRHETVQADVFEWLTHTERTFDLVILDPPSLARREAERAGAIRAYGRLSADGIRRLAPGGILVSASCSAHVSAEEFWTAVREVAGRSGRKWKELRTTRHAPDHHASFAEAEYLKAIYIQFD, from the coding sequence ATGTCTGCTCCGGCTCCTGCCCGCCCCCGACTGCGTCTGCGCGTGACTGCTGCGGCCGAGTCTCACCTGCGCGCCGGCCACCCCTGGGTGTACGAGTCGAGTGTGCGCGAGCAGAACCGTGAAGGTGAGGCCGGTGAACTGGCCGTGGTCTATGACCGCCGTGACCGTTTTCTGGCCATCGGCCTGTACGACCCGCACTCGCCGCTCAGACTGCGGGTGCTGCATGCCGGCAGCCCGGTCACGGTTGACGATAACTGGTGGAATGCACGGCTGGACACCGCGTTCCTGCGGCGCGAGCCGCTGTTCGGTCCCGTCGGGGCTGTGGGAGATACCGACGGCTACCGGCTGATCAATGGCGAGTCAGATGGCTGGCCTGGGCTGGTTATTGACCGCTACGCGCAGGTGCTGGTGATCAAGCTGTACACCGCCGCGTGGTTTGAACACCTGAGCCGTGTCCTTGAGCTGCTGGCCGTGCGCTGCCCGGGCTTTGCGACTGTTCTGCGCCTGAGCCGCAATATTCAGGAGCGGGCCCGCGAAGCCGGTCTGTCCGACGGACAGCTCCTGACCGGAGACCTCGCTGTCAACCCCGTAATCTTCCATGAGTCCGGGATCGCCTTCGAGGCGGACGTGATTCGCGGTCAGAAAACCGGATTTTTTCTTGACCAGCGCGAGAACCGCCGGCGCGTACAGGACCTGAGCCGGGGGCGGCGGGTCCTGAACGCCTTTTCGTTCAGCGGCGGCTTCTCGTTGTATGCGGCGCGCGGCGGCGCTCCCGAAGTGGTCAGCCTGGACATCAGTGCGCATGCCCTGCACAGTGCCGGGCGCAATTTTGCCTTGAACCCGGCTCTGGTCACCCGACACGAGACCGTGCAGGCCGATGTCTTCGAGTGGCTCACGCACACGGAGCGGACCTTTGACCTGGTGATCCTGGACCCTCCCAGCCTGGCGCGCCGGGAAGCGGAACGGGCCGGCGCCATCCGTGCCTACGGCAGGCTGTCTGCCGACGGCATCCGGCGCCTGGCCCCGGGGGGCATCCTGGTCAGCGCGTCATGCAGCGCACATGTCAGCGCCGAGGAATTCTGGACAGCCGTGCGCGAGGTGGCTGGGCGCAGCGGGCGCAAATGGAAAGAACTGCGCACCACCCGTCACGCCCCTGACCACCATGCCAGCTTTGCCGAAGCCGAATACCTGAAAGCCATTTACATTCAATTCGACTGA
- the secA gene encoding preprotein translocase subunit SecA: MFRVLNKVFDNNQRDVQRIIKTVVDPVNALEQETMQIEDLAAAFLDLRRRVQEGGESLDDVLVPAFALIREAGRRSIGKRHYDVQLIGGAALHQGRIAEMRTGEGKTLVATLALSLNALEGRGCHLVTVNDYLARVGMEEMGLLYRTLGLTVGLASREMQPHEKQAAYACDITYVTNSELGFDYLRDNMAQSREALAMRAEHPLNYAIVDEVDSILIDEARTPLIISGAAEKATDLYYVYAKLIRRLQKGEPAEPGVRAEPTGDYTIDEKGKQVHITEAGISKIERLLSIPDLYSPENMDKAHMITQAIRAKELYHREKDYIINADGEVIIIDEFTGRSMPGRRYGEGLHQAIEAKENVKIENENQTLATITYQNFFRLYNKFAGMTGTAKTEEKEFLDIYGSDVLVIPTNRTILRKDSEDLVYRTKMGKYAAVVQEVAEMHATGRPVLIGTASIVTSEQLSDLLTQAGIRHSVLNAKFEAQEASIVAQAGRSGTVTIATNMAGRGTDIMLGGNAEFILGESIEQHLGISRFAPEAENFIKAISRQDPAAEMLGMQIPGMTPEFIQQAQQLQADTVADRARVQELGGLHIIGTERHESRRIDNQLRGRAGRQGDPGSSRFYVSFEDDLMRLFANDRVVAMMDRLGMDDSQPIEAKMVTGAIEKAQARVEDRNFSTRKQLLEFDNVMSKQRDTIYAQRREVLLGPDEDVEESTEGMIADFVDMQLAIHAPADQSPDAWDIEGLQAAIVDAVPQLEGFDFESLRHGSPAQAQDRLLSAVADAFDSRREELGSTMLNSLARYVLLQVVDQHWKEHLHGMDVLRQGIGLRGYGQRDPFTEYKFEATNMFNEMIDNLKSDVTKFIFRMQFGQTG; this comes from the coding sequence ATGTTTCGTGTTCTGAACAAAGTCTTTGACAACAACCAGCGTGACGTGCAGCGCATCATCAAAACGGTGGTGGACCCTGTCAACGCGCTGGAACAGGAAACCATGCAGATCGAGGACCTCGCTGCGGCTTTTCTCGACCTGCGCCGCCGGGTCCAGGAAGGTGGAGAGTCCCTGGACGACGTGCTGGTTCCAGCCTTTGCCCTGATTCGTGAAGCCGGGCGGCGCTCTATCGGCAAGCGTCACTACGACGTGCAGCTTATCGGCGGCGCGGCGCTGCACCAGGGCCGGATCGCGGAGATGCGGACCGGCGAGGGAAAGACGCTGGTGGCCACGCTGGCGCTTTCCCTTAACGCGCTCGAAGGCCGCGGCTGCCATCTGGTCACCGTCAACGATTACCTGGCCCGGGTCGGCATGGAGGAAATGGGGCTGCTGTACCGCACGCTGGGCCTGACTGTGGGTCTGGCCAGCCGCGAAATGCAGCCGCATGAGAAGCAGGCCGCCTACGCGTGTGACATCACCTATGTCACCAACTCGGAGCTGGGCTTCGACTACCTGCGTGACAACATGGCCCAGAGCCGCGAAGCGCTGGCCATGCGGGCCGAACATCCCCTGAACTACGCCATCGTAGACGAAGTGGACTCGATTCTGATCGACGAGGCTCGCACTCCGCTGATCATTTCAGGCGCAGCCGAAAAGGCCACCGATCTGTACTACGTCTACGCCAAGCTGATCCGCCGCCTGCAGAAGGGCGAGCCGGCAGAGCCCGGTGTGCGCGCCGAGCCTACCGGCGACTACACCATTGATGAGAAGGGCAAGCAGGTGCACATCACCGAAGCCGGGATCAGCAAGATCGAGCGGCTGCTGAGCATTCCTGACCTCTACAGCCCCGAGAACATGGACAAGGCGCACATGATCACCCAGGCGATCCGCGCCAAGGAGCTGTACCACCGCGAGAAGGACTACATCATCAACGCCGATGGCGAGGTCATCATCATCGACGAGTTCACCGGGCGCAGCATGCCAGGGCGCCGCTACGGCGAGGGTCTGCACCAGGCGATCGAGGCCAAGGAAAACGTCAAGATCGAGAACGAGAACCAGACGCTGGCGACCATCACGTACCAGAATTTCTTCCGTCTGTACAACAAGTTCGCAGGTATGACCGGCACGGCCAAGACCGAGGAAAAGGAATTCCTCGACATTTACGGCAGCGACGTGCTCGTGATTCCAACCAACCGCACCATTCTGCGTAAGGACAGCGAGGACCTGGTCTACCGCACCAAGATGGGCAAGTACGCGGCGGTGGTGCAGGAAGTGGCGGAAATGCACGCCACTGGCCGGCCTGTCCTGATCGGCACCGCCAGCATCGTGACCAGTGAGCAGCTCAGCGACCTGCTGACCCAGGCCGGCATCCGCCACAGCGTGCTGAACGCCAAGTTCGAGGCTCAGGAGGCCAGCATCGTCGCGCAGGCCGGACGCTCGGGCACCGTGACCATCGCCACCAACATGGCAGGGCGCGGCACCGACATCATGCTGGGCGGCAACGCTGAATTCATCCTGGGTGAGAGCATCGAGCAGCACCTGGGCATCAGCCGCTTTGCGCCGGAAGCCGAGAACTTCATCAAGGCGATCAGCCGTCAGGACCCGGCCGCCGAGATGCTGGGCATGCAGATTCCAGGCATGACCCCGGAGTTCATCCAGCAGGCCCAGCAGCTCCAGGCCGACACGGTTGCCGACCGCGCACGCGTGCAGGAACTGGGCGGGCTGCACATCATCGGCACCGAGCGTCACGAGTCGCGCCGCATCGACAACCAGCTGCGTGGCCGTGCGGGCCGTCAGGGCGACCCGGGCAGCAGCCGCTTTTACGTCAGCTTCGAGGACGACCTGATGCGCCTGTTCGCCAACGACCGCGTGGTGGCCATGATGGACCGCCTGGGCATGGACGATTCTCAGCCGATCGAGGCCAAGATGGTCACCGGCGCGATCGAGAAGGCGCAGGCCCGTGTGGAGGACCGCAACTTCTCTACCCGTAAGCAGCTGCTGGAGTTCGACAATGTCATGAGCAAGCAGCGCGACACCATCTACGCTCAGCGCCGTGAAGTGCTGCTTGGGCCAGACGAGGACGTCGAGGAATCGACCGAAGGCATGATCGCGGACTTCGTGGACATGCAGCTGGCTATTCACGCGCCCGCCGATCAGAGCCCGGACGCCTGGGACATTGAGGGCCTGCAGGCCGCTATTGTCGACGCGGTTCCACAACTGGAGGGCTTTGACTTTGAAAGCCTGCGTCACGGAAGCCCGGCCCAGGCCCAGGACCGCCTGCTGAGTGCCGTGGCCGACGCCTTTGACAGCAGGCGCGAAGAGCTGGGTTCCACCATGCTCAACTCGCTGGCCCGTTATGTGCTGCTGCAGGTGGTCGACCAGCACTGGAAAGAACACCTGCACGGCATGGACGTGCTGCGTCAGGGCATCGGACTGCGTGGCTACGGCCAGCGTGATCCCTTTACCGAATACAAGTTCGAGGCCACGAACATGTTCAACGAGATGATCGACAACCTCAAGAGCGACGTGACCAAGTTCATCTTCAGAATGCAGTTCGGCCAGACAGGCTGA